One part of the Pogona vitticeps strain Pit_001003342236 chromosome W, PviZW2.1, whole genome shotgun sequence genome encodes these proteins:
- the LOC140704269 gene encoding uncharacterized protein LOC140704269, which translates to MTRHGLHMKGVTQGRNHVNACHLSRCQRSHEGEKVYPCTECGKSYSHSGNLRLHQRTHTGEKPHKCLECGKSFSRSGILRLHQSVHTGEKPHKCMECGKSYSHSGNLRLHQRTHTGEKPHKCLECGKSFSCSGILRLHQRTHTGEKPHKCMECGKSFSRRDALRLHQRTHTGEKPHKCMECGKSFSQSGELRLHQSVHTGEKPHKCMECGKSFGKSSHLKSHQRTHTGEKPYKCFECGKSFSRSDHFRSHQRTHTGEKPHKCMECGKSFSQSSTLRSHERTHTGEKTHKCMECGKSFSCSAVLRLHQRTHTGEKPHKCIECGKSFSRSSTLRLHQRIHTGEKPHKCLECGKSFSRSSTLRYHQRTHTGEKSHKCLECGKSFSRSDHLRSHQRTHTGEKPHKCIECGKSFSWRSTLRLHQRTHTGEKAHKCLECGESFISSSELRLHQRTHTGEKPHKCIECGKSFSRSSTLRFHQRTHTGEKPHKCLECGKSFSCSDHLRLHQRTHTGEKPYKCMECGKSFISNGELRLHQRTHTGEKPYKCIDCTKSFVSSSALRSHQRTHTGERPHKCMECGKSFGKSSHLKSHQRTHTGEKPHKCFECGKSFISSGELRSHQRTHTGEKPHKCMECGKSFSWSSTLRLHQRTHTGEKPHKCMECGKSFSHSGDLKVHQRTHTGEKPHKCMECGKSFGKSSHLKSHQRTHTGEKPHKCLECGKSFSWSSTLRLHQRTHTGEKPHKCLECGKSFSRSSTLRYHQRIHTGEKSHKCLECGKSFSQNGQLRSHQRTHTGERPHKCMECGGSFSCSSNLRKHERTHTWRKL; encoded by the coding sequence ATGACCAGGCATGGACTTCACATGAAAGGAGTAacgcaggggagaaaccacgtaaatgcatgtcacctcagtagatgTCAAAGATCACATGAAGGGGAGAAAGTATATCCATgtacggaatgtggaaagagctatagtcacagtggtaatcttaggttacatcaaaggacccacactggggagaaaccacataaatgcttagaatgtggaaaaagctttagtcgcagtggtattcttaggttacatcaaagtgttcacactggggagaaaccacataaatgcatggaatgtggaaagagctatagtcacagtggtaatcttaggttacatcaaaggacccacactggggagaaaccacataaatgcttagaatgtggaaaaagctttagttgcagtggtattcttaggttacatcaaaggacccacactggggagaaaccacataaatgcatggaatgtggaaagagctttagtcgcagggatgcccttaggttacatcaaaggacccacactggggagaaaccacataaatgcatggaatgtggaaagagctttagtcagagtggtgaacttaggttacatcaaagtgttcacactggggagaaaccacataaatgcatggaatgtggaaagagctttggtaagagtagtcatcttaagtcacatcaaaggactcacactggggagaaaccatataaatgctttgaatgtggaaaaagctttagtcgcagtgatcactttaggtcacatcaaagaactcacactggggaaaaaccacataaatgcatggaatgtggaaagagctttagtcaaagcAGTACCCTGagatcacatgaaagaactcacactggggagaaaacacataaatgcatggaatgtggaaagagctttagttgcagtgctgttcttaggttacatcaaaggactcacactggggagaaacctcataaatgcatagaatgtggaaagagctttagtcggagtagcacccttaggttacatcaaaggattcacactggggagaaacctcataaatgcttggaatgtggaaagagctttagtcgaagCAGTACCCTGAGGtatcatcaaaggactcacactggggagaaatcacataaatgcttggaatgtggaaagagctttagtcgcagtgatcacctcaggtcacatcaaaggactcacactggagagaaacctcataaatgcatagaatgtggaaagagctttagttggaggagcacccttaggttacatcaaaggactcacactggagagaaagctcataaatgcttggaatgtggagagagctttatttcaagttctgaacttaggttacatcaaaggactcacactggggagaaacctcataaatgcatagaatgcggaaagagctttagtcggagcaGCACCCTTAggttccatcaaagaactcacactggggagaaaccacataaatgcttggaatgtggaaagagctttagttgcagtgatcaccttaggttacatcaaagaactcacactggggagaaaccatataaatgcatggaatgtggaaagagctttatttcaaatggtgaacttaggttacatcaaaggactcacactggggagaaaccttataaatgcatagaCTGTACAAAGAGCTTTGTTTCAAGTAGTgcacttaggtcacatcaaaggactcacactggggaaagacctcataaatgcatggaatgtggaaagagctttggtaagagtagtcatcttaagtcacatcaaaggactcacactggggagaaaccacataaatgctttgaatgtggaaagagttttatttcaagtggtgaacttaggtcacatcaaagaactcacactggggagaaacctcataaatgcatggaatgtggaaagagctttagttggagtagcacccttaggttacatcaaaggactcacactggggagaaaccacataaatgcatggaatgtggaaagagctttagtcacagtggtgaccttaaggtacatcaaaggactcacactggggagaaaccacataaatgcatggaatgtggaaagagctttggtaagagtagtcatcttaagtcacatcaaaggactcacactggggagaaaccacataaatgcttggaatgtggaaagagctttagttggagtagcacccttaggttacatcaaaggactcacactggggagaaacctcataaatgcttggaatgtggaaagagctttagtcgaagCAGTACCCTGAGgtatcatcaaaggattcacactggggagaaatcacataaatgcttggaatgtggaaagagctttagtcagaatggtcagcttaggtcacatcaaaggactcacactggggaaagacctcataaatgcatggaatgtggtgggagctttagttgcagtagtaaccttaggaaacatgaaagaactcacacttgGCGGAAACTAtag